The Vidua macroura isolate BioBank_ID:100142 chromosome 11, ASM2450914v1, whole genome shotgun sequence genome includes a region encoding these proteins:
- the TERB1 gene encoding telomere repeats-binding bouquet formation protein 1 isoform X4 — translation MNTQEVQVNQCDLKTDLNLLLECLKYQMDCPLSQKEALITIYSICQQNSEASEYFREIGGLMFINDLAKSSAHGIVKEAALFTLGIIIESNVYCQQTLCTSALFEDLILFLIKKDSGVNLKRMSVYVILVLVSNNKNGQTCVRDTGCISLLLQLFRTTLSTSEKNVSDENTDPCYQLWSSVCSTLCACVNNPQNEDNQNICCSVFPYAKEWLESCTEPEIVRPICSFLGLTVANNSYVQKYFASIGGLDTLAKVLLELMHDSCLSHSSVKLAVVVTKTLDACIANNSAMGVVLAKYHTVSELLKLLSNETLSTGEKVSIILTIGHCTEVCEENQCELLQNNGLPLMIQVLTESQDEELIKAATFVLQNCKQMTEQLSLKLYGNSLNVNNAEELDVQVRKRCLQDYWKKAKEILHRINSIEKQHDEDIIETGRTMKALLSKMKDKKPRMVKVVRYKDIATN, via the exons atgaacacTCAAGAGGTGCAGGTAAATCAGTGTG ACTTGAAAACAGATCTAAACTTACTACTTGAATGCCTTAAATATCAGATGGACTGCCCTCTGTCTCAGAAGGAGGCTTTGATCACTATCTATTCCATTTGCCAACAAAACA gTGAAGCGAGCGAATACTTTCGAGAAATTGGTGGTTTGATGTTTATAAATGACCTTGCCAAGTCGAGTGCTCATGGCATCGTAAAGGAAGCAGCTTTATTTACATTGGGGATTATTATAGAGAGTAatg tgtaTTGTCAGCAGACTTTGTGTACTTCTGCATTGTTTGAAGacctcattttatttttaattaaaaaggatTCTGGTGTGAACTTGAAAAGAATGTCTGTTTATGTCATCTTAGTACTGGTTTCAAATAATA AAAACGGGCAAACCTGTGTCAGAGATACAGGCTGCAtcagcctgctgctgcagttATTCAG AACAACTCTCTCCACCTCTGAGAAGAACGTGTCAGATGAAAACACTGATCCCTGCTATCAGCTCTGGTCCTCAGTGTGCAGCACTCTCTGTGCCTGTGTCAACAACCCCCAGAACG AAGATAATCAAAACATTTGCTGTTCGGTTTTTCCCTATGCCAAGGAGTGGCTCGAGAGTTGCACAGAGCCTGAGATAGTTCGTCCCATTTGCTCATTTCTTGGTCTCACAGTTGCAAATAACT CATatgtgcagaaatattttgcttctatCGGAGGCTTGGATACATTAGCCAAAGTTCTCCTTGAGCTTATGCATGATTCCTGTTTGAGTCACTCCAGCGTGAAACTTGCAGTGGTAGTAACAAAGACTCTGGATGCCTGCATTGCTAATAACT CTGCCATGGGTGTTGTCTTGGCAAAGTATCACACTgtgtcagagctgctgaagctgctgtCCAACGAGACACTGAGCACAGGAGAAAAAGTCAGTATTATTCTAACAATTGGACACTGTACTGAAGTTTGTG AAGAAAACCAGTGTGAGCTGCTTCAGAACAATGGTCTGCCACTTATGATTCAGGTATTGACAGAATCTCAGGACGAGGAACTCATCAAAGCTGCTACTTTTGTGCTGCAGAACTGCAAACAAATGA CTGAACAGTTGTCTCTGAAATTATATGGTAACTCATTAAATGTGAACAATGCAGAAGAATTGGACGTACAAGTGAGAAAAAGATGTCTGCAAGACtactggaagaaagcaaaagaaattttacACAGAATTAACTCAATTGAAAAACAGCACGATGAG GACATTATTGAGACTGGTAGAACAATGAAAGCTCTGCTTTCAAAAATGAAAGACAAGAAACCAAGGATGGTAAAAGTCGTAAGGTACAAGGATATAGCCACTAACTAA
- the TERB1 gene encoding telomere repeats-binding bouquet formation protein 1 isoform X3, translated as MDCPLSQKEALITIYSICQQNSEASEYFREIGGLMFINDLAKSSAHGIVKEAALFTLGIIIESNVYCQQTLCTSALFEDLILFLIKKDSGVNLKRMSVYVILVLVSNNKNGQTCVRDTGCISLLLQLFRTTLSTSEKNVSDENTDPCYQLWSSVCSTLCACVNNPQNEDNQNICCSVFPYAKEWLESCTEPEIVRPICSFLGLTVANNSYVQKYFASIGGLDTLAKVLLELMHDSCLSHSSVKLAVVVTKTLDACIANNSAMGVVLAKYHTVSELLKLLSNETLSTGEKVSIILTIGHCTEVCEENQCELLQNNGLPLMIQVLTESQDEELIKAATFVLQNCKQMTEQLSLKLYGNSLNVNNAEELDVQVRKRCLQDYWKKAKEILHRINSIEKQHDEDIIETGRTMKALLSKMKDKKPRMVKVVSLLVKRTHQSPSYRPDCKYHVFLVFFFCIFQNTVLQFHFRQHI; from the exons ATGGACTGCCCTCTGTCTCAGAAGGAGGCTTTGATCACTATCTATTCCATTTGCCAACAAAACA gTGAAGCGAGCGAATACTTTCGAGAAATTGGTGGTTTGATGTTTATAAATGACCTTGCCAAGTCGAGTGCTCATGGCATCGTAAAGGAAGCAGCTTTATTTACATTGGGGATTATTATAGAGAGTAatg tgtaTTGTCAGCAGACTTTGTGTACTTCTGCATTGTTTGAAGacctcattttatttttaattaaaaaggatTCTGGTGTGAACTTGAAAAGAATGTCTGTTTATGTCATCTTAGTACTGGTTTCAAATAATA AAAACGGGCAAACCTGTGTCAGAGATACAGGCTGCAtcagcctgctgctgcagttATTCAG AACAACTCTCTCCACCTCTGAGAAGAACGTGTCAGATGAAAACACTGATCCCTGCTATCAGCTCTGGTCCTCAGTGTGCAGCACTCTCTGTGCCTGTGTCAACAACCCCCAGAACG AAGATAATCAAAACATTTGCTGTTCGGTTTTTCCCTATGCCAAGGAGTGGCTCGAGAGTTGCACAGAGCCTGAGATAGTTCGTCCCATTTGCTCATTTCTTGGTCTCACAGTTGCAAATAACT CATatgtgcagaaatattttgcttctatCGGAGGCTTGGATACATTAGCCAAAGTTCTCCTTGAGCTTATGCATGATTCCTGTTTGAGTCACTCCAGCGTGAAACTTGCAGTGGTAGTAACAAAGACTCTGGATGCCTGCATTGCTAATAACT CTGCCATGGGTGTTGTCTTGGCAAAGTATCACACTgtgtcagagctgctgaagctgctgtCCAACGAGACACTGAGCACAGGAGAAAAAGTCAGTATTATTCTAACAATTGGACACTGTACTGAAGTTTGTG AAGAAAACCAGTGTGAGCTGCTTCAGAACAATGGTCTGCCACTTATGATTCAGGTATTGACAGAATCTCAGGACGAGGAACTCATCAAAGCTGCTACTTTTGTGCTGCAGAACTGCAAACAAATGA CTGAACAGTTGTCTCTGAAATTATATGGTAACTCATTAAATGTGAACAATGCAGAAGAATTGGACGTACAAGTGAGAAAAAGATGTCTGCAAGACtactggaagaaagcaaaagaaattttacACAGAATTAACTCAATTGAAAAACAGCACGATGAG GACATTATTGAGACTGGTAGAACAATGAAAGCTCTGCTTTCAAAAATGAAAGACAAGAAACCAAGGATGGTAAAAGTCGTAAG CCTGCTCGTTAAAAGGACACATCAGAGTCCAAGTTACAGACCAGACTGTAAGTATcatgtttttcttgtattttttttctgtattttccaaaaCACAGTCCTGCAATTTCACTTCAGGCAGCACATCTGA
- the TERB1 gene encoding telomere repeats-binding bouquet formation protein 1 isoform X5 — protein sequence MNTQEVQVNQCDLKTDLNLLLECLKYQMDCPLSQKEALITIYSICQQNSEASEYFREIGGLMFINDLAKSSAHGIVKEAALFTLGIIIESNVYCQQTLCTSALFEDLILFLIKKDSGVNLKRMSVYVILVLVSNNKNGQTCVRDTGCISLLLQLFRTTLSTSEKNVSDENTDPCYQLWSSVCSTLCACVNNPQNEDNQNICCSVFPYAKEWLESCTEPEIVRPICSFLGLTVANNSYVQKYFASIGGLDTLAKVLLELMHDSCLSHSSVKLAVVVTKTLDACIANNSAMGVVLAKYHTVSELLKLLSNETLSTGEKVSIILTIGHCTEVCEENQCELLQNNGLPLMIQVLTESQDEELIKAATFVLQNCKQMTEQLSLKLYGNSLNVNNAEELDVQVRKRCLQDYWKKAKEILHRINSIEKQHDEDIIETGRTMKALLSKMKDKKPRMVKVVRSHCFN from the exons atgaacacTCAAGAGGTGCAGGTAAATCAGTGTG ACTTGAAAACAGATCTAAACTTACTACTTGAATGCCTTAAATATCAGATGGACTGCCCTCTGTCTCAGAAGGAGGCTTTGATCACTATCTATTCCATTTGCCAACAAAACA gTGAAGCGAGCGAATACTTTCGAGAAATTGGTGGTTTGATGTTTATAAATGACCTTGCCAAGTCGAGTGCTCATGGCATCGTAAAGGAAGCAGCTTTATTTACATTGGGGATTATTATAGAGAGTAatg tgtaTTGTCAGCAGACTTTGTGTACTTCTGCATTGTTTGAAGacctcattttatttttaattaaaaaggatTCTGGTGTGAACTTGAAAAGAATGTCTGTTTATGTCATCTTAGTACTGGTTTCAAATAATA AAAACGGGCAAACCTGTGTCAGAGATACAGGCTGCAtcagcctgctgctgcagttATTCAG AACAACTCTCTCCACCTCTGAGAAGAACGTGTCAGATGAAAACACTGATCCCTGCTATCAGCTCTGGTCCTCAGTGTGCAGCACTCTCTGTGCCTGTGTCAACAACCCCCAGAACG AAGATAATCAAAACATTTGCTGTTCGGTTTTTCCCTATGCCAAGGAGTGGCTCGAGAGTTGCACAGAGCCTGAGATAGTTCGTCCCATTTGCTCATTTCTTGGTCTCACAGTTGCAAATAACT CATatgtgcagaaatattttgcttctatCGGAGGCTTGGATACATTAGCCAAAGTTCTCCTTGAGCTTATGCATGATTCCTGTTTGAGTCACTCCAGCGTGAAACTTGCAGTGGTAGTAACAAAGACTCTGGATGCCTGCATTGCTAATAACT CTGCCATGGGTGTTGTCTTGGCAAAGTATCACACTgtgtcagagctgctgaagctgctgtCCAACGAGACACTGAGCACAGGAGAAAAAGTCAGTATTATTCTAACAATTGGACACTGTACTGAAGTTTGTG AAGAAAACCAGTGTGAGCTGCTTCAGAACAATGGTCTGCCACTTATGATTCAGGTATTGACAGAATCTCAGGACGAGGAACTCATCAAAGCTGCTACTTTTGTGCTGCAGAACTGCAAACAAATGA CTGAACAGTTGTCTCTGAAATTATATGGTAACTCATTAAATGTGAACAATGCAGAAGAATTGGACGTACAAGTGAGAAAAAGATGTCTGCAAGACtactggaagaaagcaaaagaaattttacACAGAATTAACTCAATTGAAAAACAGCACGATGAG GACATTATTGAGACTGGTAGAACAATGAAAGCTCTGCTTTCAAAAATGAAAGACAAGAAACCAAGGATGGTAAAAGTCGTAAG ATCtcactgttttaattaa
- the TERB1 gene encoding telomere repeats-binding bouquet formation protein 1 isoform X6: MNTQEVQVNQCGEASEYFREIGGLMFINDLAKSSAHGIVKEAALFTLGIIIESNVYCQQTLCTSALFEDLILFLIKKDSGVNLKRMSVYVILVLVSNNKNGQTCVRDTGCISLLLQLFRTTLSTSEKNVSDENTDPCYQLWSSVCSTLCACVNNPQNEDNQNICCSVFPYAKEWLESCTEPEIVRPICSFLGLTVANNSYVQKYFASIGGLDTLAKVLLELMHDSCLSHSSVKLAVVVTKTLDACIANNSAMGVVLAKYHTVSELLKLLSNETLSTGEKVSIILTIGHCTEVCEENQCELLQNNGLPLMIQVLTESQDEELIKAATFVLQNCKQMTEQLSLKLYGNSLNVNNAEELDVQVRKRCLQDYWKKAKEILHRINSIEKQHDEDIIETGRTMKALLSKMKDKKPRMVKVVSLLVKRTHQSPSYRPDCKYHVFLVFFFCIFQNTVLQFHFRQHI, encoded by the exons atgaacacTCAAGAGGTGCAGGTAAATCAGTGTG gTGAAGCGAGCGAATACTTTCGAGAAATTGGTGGTTTGATGTTTATAAATGACCTTGCCAAGTCGAGTGCTCATGGCATCGTAAAGGAAGCAGCTTTATTTACATTGGGGATTATTATAGAGAGTAatg tgtaTTGTCAGCAGACTTTGTGTACTTCTGCATTGTTTGAAGacctcattttatttttaattaaaaaggatTCTGGTGTGAACTTGAAAAGAATGTCTGTTTATGTCATCTTAGTACTGGTTTCAAATAATA AAAACGGGCAAACCTGTGTCAGAGATACAGGCTGCAtcagcctgctgctgcagttATTCAG AACAACTCTCTCCACCTCTGAGAAGAACGTGTCAGATGAAAACACTGATCCCTGCTATCAGCTCTGGTCCTCAGTGTGCAGCACTCTCTGTGCCTGTGTCAACAACCCCCAGAACG AAGATAATCAAAACATTTGCTGTTCGGTTTTTCCCTATGCCAAGGAGTGGCTCGAGAGTTGCACAGAGCCTGAGATAGTTCGTCCCATTTGCTCATTTCTTGGTCTCACAGTTGCAAATAACT CATatgtgcagaaatattttgcttctatCGGAGGCTTGGATACATTAGCCAAAGTTCTCCTTGAGCTTATGCATGATTCCTGTTTGAGTCACTCCAGCGTGAAACTTGCAGTGGTAGTAACAAAGACTCTGGATGCCTGCATTGCTAATAACT CTGCCATGGGTGTTGTCTTGGCAAAGTATCACACTgtgtcagagctgctgaagctgctgtCCAACGAGACACTGAGCACAGGAGAAAAAGTCAGTATTATTCTAACAATTGGACACTGTACTGAAGTTTGTG AAGAAAACCAGTGTGAGCTGCTTCAGAACAATGGTCTGCCACTTATGATTCAGGTATTGACAGAATCTCAGGACGAGGAACTCATCAAAGCTGCTACTTTTGTGCTGCAGAACTGCAAACAAATGA CTGAACAGTTGTCTCTGAAATTATATGGTAACTCATTAAATGTGAACAATGCAGAAGAATTGGACGTACAAGTGAGAAAAAGATGTCTGCAAGACtactggaagaaagcaaaagaaattttacACAGAATTAACTCAATTGAAAAACAGCACGATGAG GACATTATTGAGACTGGTAGAACAATGAAAGCTCTGCTTTCAAAAATGAAAGACAAGAAACCAAGGATGGTAAAAGTCGTAAG CCTGCTCGTTAAAAGGACACATCAGAGTCCAAGTTACAGACCAGACTGTAAGTATcatgtttttcttgtattttttttctgtattttccaaaaCACAGTCCTGCAATTTCACTTCAGGCAGCACATCTGA
- the TERB1 gene encoding telomere repeats-binding bouquet formation protein 1 isoform X7: MFINDLAKSSAHGIVKEAALFTLGIIIESNVYCQQTLCTSALFEDLILFLIKKDSGVNLKRMSVYVILVLVSNNKNGQTCVRDTGCISLLLQLFRTTLSTSEKNVSDENTDPCYQLWSSVCSTLCACVNNPQNEDNQNICCSVFPYAKEWLESCTEPEIVRPICSFLGLTVANNSYVQKYFASIGGLDTLAKVLLELMHDSCLSHSSVKLAVVVTKTLDACIANNSAMGVVLAKYHTVSELLKLLSNETLSTGEKVSIILTIGHCTEVCEENQCELLQNNGLPLMIQVLTESQDEELIKAATFVLQNCKQMTEQLSLKLYGNSLNVNNAEELDVQVRKRCLQDYWKKAKEILHRINSIEKQHDEDIIETGRTMKALLSKMKDKKPRMVKVVSLLVKRTHQSPSYRPDCKYHVFLVFFFCIFQNTVLQFHFRQHI; encoded by the exons ATGTTTATAAATGACCTTGCCAAGTCGAGTGCTCATGGCATCGTAAAGGAAGCAGCTTTATTTACATTGGGGATTATTATAGAGAGTAatg tgtaTTGTCAGCAGACTTTGTGTACTTCTGCATTGTTTGAAGacctcattttatttttaattaaaaaggatTCTGGTGTGAACTTGAAAAGAATGTCTGTTTATGTCATCTTAGTACTGGTTTCAAATAATA AAAACGGGCAAACCTGTGTCAGAGATACAGGCTGCAtcagcctgctgctgcagttATTCAG AACAACTCTCTCCACCTCTGAGAAGAACGTGTCAGATGAAAACACTGATCCCTGCTATCAGCTCTGGTCCTCAGTGTGCAGCACTCTCTGTGCCTGTGTCAACAACCCCCAGAACG AAGATAATCAAAACATTTGCTGTTCGGTTTTTCCCTATGCCAAGGAGTGGCTCGAGAGTTGCACAGAGCCTGAGATAGTTCGTCCCATTTGCTCATTTCTTGGTCTCACAGTTGCAAATAACT CATatgtgcagaaatattttgcttctatCGGAGGCTTGGATACATTAGCCAAAGTTCTCCTTGAGCTTATGCATGATTCCTGTTTGAGTCACTCCAGCGTGAAACTTGCAGTGGTAGTAACAAAGACTCTGGATGCCTGCATTGCTAATAACT CTGCCATGGGTGTTGTCTTGGCAAAGTATCACACTgtgtcagagctgctgaagctgctgtCCAACGAGACACTGAGCACAGGAGAAAAAGTCAGTATTATTCTAACAATTGGACACTGTACTGAAGTTTGTG AAGAAAACCAGTGTGAGCTGCTTCAGAACAATGGTCTGCCACTTATGATTCAGGTATTGACAGAATCTCAGGACGAGGAACTCATCAAAGCTGCTACTTTTGTGCTGCAGAACTGCAAACAAATGA CTGAACAGTTGTCTCTGAAATTATATGGTAACTCATTAAATGTGAACAATGCAGAAGAATTGGACGTACAAGTGAGAAAAAGATGTCTGCAAGACtactggaagaaagcaaaagaaattttacACAGAATTAACTCAATTGAAAAACAGCACGATGAG GACATTATTGAGACTGGTAGAACAATGAAAGCTCTGCTTTCAAAAATGAAAGACAAGAAACCAAGGATGGTAAAAGTCGTAAG CCTGCTCGTTAAAAGGACACATCAGAGTCCAAGTTACAGACCAGACTGTAAGTATcatgtttttcttgtattttttttctgtattttccaaaaCACAGTCCTGCAATTTCACTTCAGGCAGCACATCTGA
- the TERB1 gene encoding telomere repeats-binding bouquet formation protein 1 isoform X2: protein MNTQEVQVNQCDLKTDLNLLLECLKYQMDCPLSQKEALITIYSICQQNSEASEYFREIGGLMFINDLAKSSAHGIVKEAALFTLGIIIESNVYCQQTLCTSALFEDLILFLIKKDSGVNLKRMSVYVILVLVSNNKNGQTCVRDTGCISLLLQLFRTTLSTSEKNVSDENTDPCYQLWSSVCSTLCACVNNPQNEDNQNICCSVFPYAKEWLESCTEPEIVRPICSFLGLTVANNSYVQKYFASIGGLDTLAKVLLELMHDSCLSHSSVKLAVVVTKTLDACIANNSAMGVVLAKYHTVSELLKLLSNETLSTGEKVSIILTIGHCTEVCENQCELLQNNGLPLMIQVLTESQDEELIKAATFVLQNCKQMTEQLSLKLYGNSLNVNNAEELDVQVRKRCLQDYWKKAKEILHRINSIEKQHDEDIIETGRTMKALLSKMKDKKPRMVKVVSLLVKRTHQSPSYRPDCKYHVFLVFFFCIFQNTVLQFHFRQHI from the exons atgaacacTCAAGAGGTGCAGGTAAATCAGTGTG ACTTGAAAACAGATCTAAACTTACTACTTGAATGCCTTAAATATCAGATGGACTGCCCTCTGTCTCAGAAGGAGGCTTTGATCACTATCTATTCCATTTGCCAACAAAACA gTGAAGCGAGCGAATACTTTCGAGAAATTGGTGGTTTGATGTTTATAAATGACCTTGCCAAGTCGAGTGCTCATGGCATCGTAAAGGAAGCAGCTTTATTTACATTGGGGATTATTATAGAGAGTAatg tgtaTTGTCAGCAGACTTTGTGTACTTCTGCATTGTTTGAAGacctcattttatttttaattaaaaaggatTCTGGTGTGAACTTGAAAAGAATGTCTGTTTATGTCATCTTAGTACTGGTTTCAAATAATA AAAACGGGCAAACCTGTGTCAGAGATACAGGCTGCAtcagcctgctgctgcagttATTCAG AACAACTCTCTCCACCTCTGAGAAGAACGTGTCAGATGAAAACACTGATCCCTGCTATCAGCTCTGGTCCTCAGTGTGCAGCACTCTCTGTGCCTGTGTCAACAACCCCCAGAACG AAGATAATCAAAACATTTGCTGTTCGGTTTTTCCCTATGCCAAGGAGTGGCTCGAGAGTTGCACAGAGCCTGAGATAGTTCGTCCCATTTGCTCATTTCTTGGTCTCACAGTTGCAAATAACT CATatgtgcagaaatattttgcttctatCGGAGGCTTGGATACATTAGCCAAAGTTCTCCTTGAGCTTATGCATGATTCCTGTTTGAGTCACTCCAGCGTGAAACTTGCAGTGGTAGTAACAAAGACTCTGGATGCCTGCATTGCTAATAACT CTGCCATGGGTGTTGTCTTGGCAAAGTATCACACTgtgtcagagctgctgaagctgctgtCCAACGAGACACTGAGCACAGGAGAAAAAGTCAGTATTATTCTAACAATTGGACACTGTACTGAAGTTTGTG AAAACCAGTGTGAGCTGCTTCAGAACAATGGTCTGCCACTTATGATTCAGGTATTGACAGAATCTCAGGACGAGGAACTCATCAAAGCTGCTACTTTTGTGCTGCAGAACTGCAAACAAATGA CTGAACAGTTGTCTCTGAAATTATATGGTAACTCATTAAATGTGAACAATGCAGAAGAATTGGACGTACAAGTGAGAAAAAGATGTCTGCAAGACtactggaagaaagcaaaagaaattttacACAGAATTAACTCAATTGAAAAACAGCACGATGAG GACATTATTGAGACTGGTAGAACAATGAAAGCTCTGCTTTCAAAAATGAAAGACAAGAAACCAAGGATGGTAAAAGTCGTAAG CCTGCTCGTTAAAAGGACACATCAGAGTCCAAGTTACAGACCAGACTGTAAGTATcatgtttttcttgtattttttttctgtattttccaaaaCACAGTCCTGCAATTTCACTTCAGGCAGCACATCTGA
- the TERB1 gene encoding telomere repeats-binding bouquet formation protein 1 isoform X1, with translation MNTQEVQVNQCDLKTDLNLLLECLKYQMDCPLSQKEALITIYSICQQNSEASEYFREIGGLMFINDLAKSSAHGIVKEAALFTLGIIIESNVYCQQTLCTSALFEDLILFLIKKDSGVNLKRMSVYVILVLVSNNKNGQTCVRDTGCISLLLQLFRTTLSTSEKNVSDENTDPCYQLWSSVCSTLCACVNNPQNEDNQNICCSVFPYAKEWLESCTEPEIVRPICSFLGLTVANNSYVQKYFASIGGLDTLAKVLLELMHDSCLSHSSVKLAVVVTKTLDACIANNSAMGVVLAKYHTVSELLKLLSNETLSTGEKVSIILTIGHCTEVCEENQCELLQNNGLPLMIQVLTESQDEELIKAATFVLQNCKQMTEQLSLKLYGNSLNVNNAEELDVQVRKRCLQDYWKKAKEILHRINSIEKQHDEDIIETGRTMKALLSKMKDKKPRMVKVVSLLVKRTHQSPSYRPDCKYHVFLVFFFCIFQNTVLQFHFRQHI, from the exons atgaacacTCAAGAGGTGCAGGTAAATCAGTGTG ACTTGAAAACAGATCTAAACTTACTACTTGAATGCCTTAAATATCAGATGGACTGCCCTCTGTCTCAGAAGGAGGCTTTGATCACTATCTATTCCATTTGCCAACAAAACA gTGAAGCGAGCGAATACTTTCGAGAAATTGGTGGTTTGATGTTTATAAATGACCTTGCCAAGTCGAGTGCTCATGGCATCGTAAAGGAAGCAGCTTTATTTACATTGGGGATTATTATAGAGAGTAatg tgtaTTGTCAGCAGACTTTGTGTACTTCTGCATTGTTTGAAGacctcattttatttttaattaaaaaggatTCTGGTGTGAACTTGAAAAGAATGTCTGTTTATGTCATCTTAGTACTGGTTTCAAATAATA AAAACGGGCAAACCTGTGTCAGAGATACAGGCTGCAtcagcctgctgctgcagttATTCAG AACAACTCTCTCCACCTCTGAGAAGAACGTGTCAGATGAAAACACTGATCCCTGCTATCAGCTCTGGTCCTCAGTGTGCAGCACTCTCTGTGCCTGTGTCAACAACCCCCAGAACG AAGATAATCAAAACATTTGCTGTTCGGTTTTTCCCTATGCCAAGGAGTGGCTCGAGAGTTGCACAGAGCCTGAGATAGTTCGTCCCATTTGCTCATTTCTTGGTCTCACAGTTGCAAATAACT CATatgtgcagaaatattttgcttctatCGGAGGCTTGGATACATTAGCCAAAGTTCTCCTTGAGCTTATGCATGATTCCTGTTTGAGTCACTCCAGCGTGAAACTTGCAGTGGTAGTAACAAAGACTCTGGATGCCTGCATTGCTAATAACT CTGCCATGGGTGTTGTCTTGGCAAAGTATCACACTgtgtcagagctgctgaagctgctgtCCAACGAGACACTGAGCACAGGAGAAAAAGTCAGTATTATTCTAACAATTGGACACTGTACTGAAGTTTGTG AAGAAAACCAGTGTGAGCTGCTTCAGAACAATGGTCTGCCACTTATGATTCAGGTATTGACAGAATCTCAGGACGAGGAACTCATCAAAGCTGCTACTTTTGTGCTGCAGAACTGCAAACAAATGA CTGAACAGTTGTCTCTGAAATTATATGGTAACTCATTAAATGTGAACAATGCAGAAGAATTGGACGTACAAGTGAGAAAAAGATGTCTGCAAGACtactggaagaaagcaaaagaaattttacACAGAATTAACTCAATTGAAAAACAGCACGATGAG GACATTATTGAGACTGGTAGAACAATGAAAGCTCTGCTTTCAAAAATGAAAGACAAGAAACCAAGGATGGTAAAAGTCGTAAG CCTGCTCGTTAAAAGGACACATCAGAGTCCAAGTTACAGACCAGACTGTAAGTATcatgtttttcttgtattttttttctgtattttccaaaaCACAGTCCTGCAATTTCACTTCAGGCAGCACATCTGA